In Streptomyces sp. Li-HN-5-11, the sequence GAGCATCTCCGGCAACCTGCTCGGTCTGATCCCGCTCACGTTCACCCCGGACAGCCCGCCGCCGCTCAACATCCCGTTGATCTACTTCACCAACGTGAAGGTCACCCAGGCCGGTCAGTTCGGCGGCACTCTGACGATCCCCGGCATGCGTCAGTTCACCACCGGCTGAGCGCCTCTCCAAGCCAGTTCGGGAGCCGCACACAGGGCCGTGGCCAGGCCACCCGCTTCTGCGGGGCCTGGCCACGGCCCTGTGACCTCTCCCCGTCAAGGAGCATGACACGAGTGCCCTGCGGGGCCGACCAGTTGGGCAGGGAGATGTTCGAGGCGGCTGGGGTGCACTTCTGATGACCGGCCTCTTCGACGACTTGGACCGGCTGGACCTGGACGGGCACGTCCGCCGCTGGTCGGAGCCCGCCATGGAACGGGCTGACGGCTCGGTCAACGCGTGGATCGCCGCGGCCCAGCAGTTCGCCGCCCGTGTCCAACAGGACCCCGACCGCGTGACCGACGAGCAGTGGCAGGCGGTCGAGCGGGCGTGGACCGCGCTCCTCGCGGCCGCCGAGCGTGCGACCGCGCCGCAGGGCAACGAGTGGCTGCTGCGCGACCTGTGGCTGAGGTCCTGGCTGCTGCAGCGGCTTGGCCCACGCGAGGGCGGCCTGCCTCTGCTCGATCCGGGGCCCGTGCTCGACCGTGCGCTGGACGCCATGCCGATGAGCCCGGAGGAGGCCGCCTCACGCGCGCCCCGGTGGCGGGCGCTGGACCGGCCGCGGATTCTGTCGCTCCGGAGGATCAGGCAGTTGCTCGCACCGGTACGGCCGCTGGCCGCGCTGCTCGCCGATCACCCGCGGTGGGGCGAGTTCGAGGACTGGGAGCGGGTGGCCGACGCCCTGCCGTAGTCACCGCACGCCGGGAACGCCGAGGGCGCCCCCACCCTGCCAGGCAGAGGGCGCCCTCAGCGTCGTACGAGCCCTTCGTGGGGCCGTGTGGTCAGTCGCGGCTGCCGCTGCCCAGGTGGTGGACGCGGACCATGTTGGTGGTGCCGGGGACGCCGGGGGGCGAGCCGGCGGTGATGATCACGATGTCGCCCTGGTCGAAGCGGTTGAGCTTGACGACCTCCTGGTCGACGAGGTCGACCATCTCGTCGGTGCTGTTCACGAACGGCACGACGTGAGGCTCCACGCCCCAGCTGAGCGCCAGCTGGTTGCGGGTGTTCTCGTCGGTGGTGAAGGCGATGATCGGCTGGGCCGCGCGGTAGCGGGAGAGCCGGCGGGCGGTGTCGCCGGACTGCGTGAAGGCGACCAGGCCCCGGCCGCCCAGGAAGTCCGCGATCTCACATGCGGCACGGGCGACCGAACCGCCCTGCGTGCGCGGCTTCTTGCCCGGGACCAGCGGCTGCAGGCCCTTGGACAGCAGCTCCTCCTCGGCCGCCTGGACGATCTTCGACATCGTCTTGACGGTCTCGATCGGGTACGCGCCCACACTGGACTCGGCCGACAGCATGACCGCGTCGGCGCCGTCCAGGATCGCGTTGGCCACGTCGGAGGCCTCGGCGCGGGTGGGGCGGGAGTTGGTGATCATCGACTCCATCATCTGGGTCGCGACGATCACCGGCTTGGCGTTGCGCCGGCACAGTTCGATCAGGCGCTTCTGCACCATGGGGACCTTCTCGAGCGGGTACTCGACGGCCAGGTCGCCACGGGCGACCATCACACCGTCGAACGCCATCACGACGTCCTCCATGTTGTCCACCGCCTGCGGCTTCTCCACCTTGGCGATGACCGGAACCCGGCGGCCCTCCTCGTCCATCACCCGGTGGACGTCGGCGACGTCCTTGGCGTCCCGGACGAAGGACAGCGCGACCATGTCGCAGCCCATGCGCAGTGCGAAGCGCAGGTCCTCGACGTCCTTCTCGGACAGCGCGGGCACGTTGACGGCCGCACCGGGCAGGTTGATGCCCTTGTGGTCGGAGACCACACCGCCCTCGATGACGATGGTCCGCACCCGCGGCCCCTCGACGTCGACGACCTTCAGCTCGACGTTGCCGTCGTTGATGAGCACCTGGTCGCCGCGCGAGACGTCGCCCGGCAGCCCCTTGTACGTCGTGCCGCAGATGTGCTTGTCGCCCGGAACGTCCTCGGTGGTGATGGTGAACTCGTCACCCCGCTCCAGCTCGACCGGACCCTCGGCGAAGGTCTCCAGGCGGATCTTCGGGCCCTGCAGGTCGGCGAGGACACCGATGGCCCGGCCGGTCTCCTTGGAGGCGGCGCGGACACGGTCGTAGCGACCCTGGTGCTCGGCGTGCGAGCCGTGGCTGAAGTTGAAGCGGGCCACGTTCATGCCGGCTTCGATCAGGGACACCAGCATCTCGTGGGAGTCGACCGCGGGGCCGAGAGTACAGACGATTTTCGAACGGCGCATGGGGCGATCCTATCGGTTTGTATCGCTACGGAATATTCCGTCTGGCGGAAAATACAAATGGGCGGCTTCACGCTCAGGCGTGTGCCGGTGGAATTCCGCGGGAGTTCCTGTGGTGATCCCCGGCGTCCTCAGCTGTTCTTTCCGACCAGTGCGTAGGTCTGGGTGGCGATCTCCATTTCCTCGTCCGTCGGAACCACGGCCACGGCGACCCGCGCCCCCTCGGGCGAGACCAGCCGCGGCTCGTCGCCGCGCACCGCGTTGCGCGCGCCGTCCACCGCCAGGCCCAGCCCCGCCAGGCCCTCGACGGCGGCCTCGCGCACGAAGGCCGCGTTCTCCCCGACCCCGGCGGTGAAGGCGACGGCGTCCACGGTCCCGAGTACCGCGTAATAGGCACCGATGTACTTCTTCAGCCGGTGGACGTAGATCTCGAAGGCGAGCCGCGCCTCCTCGTCGCCCGCCTCCATCCGGCGCTGTATCTCCCGCATGTCGTTGTCGCCGCACAGACCGAACAGCCCGCTCCTCTTGTTGAGAAGAGTGTCGATCTCGTCCATGGACATTCCGCCAACACGCTGCAAATGGAAGATGACGGCGGGGTCCAGGTCGCCGGAACGCGTCCCCATCACGAGCCCCTCCAGAGGAGTCAGCCCCATCGAGGTGTCCACGCACCGCCCGCCCCGGACCGCCGAGGCGGACGCCCCGTTGCCCAGGTGCAGCACGATGACGTTGACGTCCTCCGGCGCCTTGCCCAGAAGGTGCGCGGTCGCCCGGGAGACGTACGCGTGCGAGGTGCCGTGGAAGCCGTAGCGCCGCACCCGGTGCCGGTCGGCGATCTTCGTGTCGATCGCGTAGCGGGCCGCGGACTCCGGCATGGTCGTGTGGAACGCCGTGTCGAAGACGGCCACCTGCGGCAGGTCGGGGCGCAGCGCCATGGCCGTACGGATGCCGGTCAGGTTGGCCGGGTTGTGCAGCGGCGCCACCGGGATCAGCCGCTCGATCTCGTGCAGCACGGCGTCGTCGACGACCGTGGGCTCGGTGAAGAACATGCCGCCGTGCACGACCCGGTGCCCGATCGCGGCCAACTCCGGGGAGTCCAGGCCCAGACCGTCCCTGGCCAGTTCCTCGGCGACGGCCTTCAGGGCGGCGTCGTGGTCCGCGATCGGGCCGTCGAGCTCACGGGTGTCGCCGGAGGTGAGGCAGGTGTGCTTGAACCGGGAGGTCTGCTCGCCGATGCGCTCGACCAGGCCGACGGCCAGGCGGGTCGCGTCGCGCATGTCGATCAGCTGGTACTTCACCGAGGAGGAGCCGGAGTTGAGGACGAGGACACGGGTCGCGTTCACGGTGTTCGGAAGCTCTTTCTGGGGCGTACGTCAGTGGGTGGGCGTGGCCGGTGCGGTGGCCGTCGGGGTCTGGGTCTGGGTCTGGGCCTGGATCGCCGTGATGGCGACGGTGGTGACGATGTCCTGGACGAGGGCGCCCCGGGACAGGTCGTTGACCGGCTTGCGCAGGCCCTGCAGGACCGGGCCGACGGCGATCGCGCCGGCCGAGCGCTGCACGGCCTTGTAGGTGTTGTTGCCGGTGTTCAGGTCCGGGAAGATCAGCACGCTGGCGTGTCCGGCGACCTCGGAGTCGGGCAGCTTGGTGGCGGCGACCGACGGCTCGACGGCCGCGTCGTACTGGATCGGCCCCTCGATCTTCAGGTCGGGCCGGCGCAGCCGCACCAGCTCGGTCGCCTCACGCACCTTGTCGACGTCGGCGCCCGAACCGGACGTCCCGGTGGAGTACGACAGCATCGCGATCCGCGGCTCCACACCGAACTGGGCCGCGGTGGCGGCCGACTGGACCGCGATGTCGGCCAGCTGCTCGGCGTCCGGATCGGGGTTGACCGCGCAGTCGCCGTAGACGAGCACCTTGTCGGCCAGGCACATGAAGAACACGGACGACACGATCGAGGAGCCCCGCTTGGCCCACCCGTCGCCCACCGCCGCCCTGTCCGACGCGCTTCGCGCGGCCCCCCTTGTCTTGATGATCTCGAAGGCGGGCCGGATGGTCGCGGCCGTGGAGTGCACCGAGCCCGACACCATGCCGTCGGCCAGGCCCTCCTGGACCATCAGCGTGCCGAAGTAGTTCACGTCCGAGACGACGTCGTACGCCAGCTCCACGCTCACCCCCTTGTGGGCGCGCAGCAGGGCGTACTGCTCGGCGAAGGCGTCCCGCAGCTCCGAGACCGCCGGGTCGATCAGCTGTGCGTCGCCCAGGTCGATGCCCAGGTCGGCGGCCTTCTTGCGGATGCGGTCGGCGGGACCGAGCAGGGTCAGGTCGCACACGCCCCGGCGCAGCAGCACCTCCGCGGCGTGCAGCACGCGCTCCTCGGTGCCCTCCGGCAGGACGACCCGCCGCTTGTCGGAGCGGGCCTGTTCGAGGAGCTTGTGCTCGAACATCATCGGGGTGACCCGGTCGGTGCTCGGCGCGGAGACCCGCTTGTTGAGGCCGGCGGTGTCGACGTACCGCTCGAACAGTCCGAGCGCGGTCTCCGCCTTGCGCGGGGTGGCCGCGTTCAGCTTCCCCTCCAGGGAGAAGAGCCGCTCGGCCGTGGGGAAGCTGGTGCCCGACACCGAGACGACCGGGGTCCCCGGGGCCAGGCGGGCGGCGAGGGTGAGGATCTCCTCGCGCGGCACCTCGTTCAGCGTGAGCAGCACGCCGGCGATCGGCGGGGTGCCGGCGCTGTGCGCGGCGAGCGAGCCGACGACCAGGTCGGCGCGGTCCCCGGGGGTGACGACCAGGCAGCCGGGGGTCAGGGCGGTGAGGAGGTTGGGCAGCATGGCGCCGCCGAAGACGAAGTCGAGGACGTCGCGCGCGAGCCCCGAGTCGTCGCCCAGCAGGACCTTGCCGTCCAGGGCCTGGGTGACCTGCGAGACCGTCGGAGCGGACAGGGCGGGCTCGTCGGGCACGACGTAGCAGGGCACCGCCAGCCGGGTCTCCAGCCGCCCGGCTATCTCGTCCCTGTCCTCGCGGGCCACCCGGTTGACGACCATGGCCAGGACGTCGCAGCCCAGGCCGTCGTAGGCCCGGTAGGCGTTGCGGGTCTCGGCGAGCACGGACTCCGCGGTCTGCTTGCGGCCGCCCACGACCGGGATCACGGAGGCGCCGAACTCGTTGGCGAGCCGCGCGTTCAGGGACAGCTCGTCCGGGAGCTGGGTGTCGGCGAAGTCGGTGCCGAGGACGAGGACGACGTCGTAGTTTCGGGCCACCCGGTGGAAGCGGTCGACGAGGGTCGACACCAGTTCGTCGGTGCCCTGTTCGGCCTGGAGGGCGGACGCCTCGTGGTAGTCCATGCCGTAGACGGTCGCGGGGTCCTGGGACAGCCGGTAGCGGGCGCGCAGCAGTTCGAAGAGGCGGTCGGGACCGTCGTGGACGAGGGGACGGAAGACGCCCACCCGGTCGACCTGCCGGGTCAGCAGCTCCATGACTCCCAGCTCGACGACCTGACGGCCGTCGCCACGGTCGATACCGGTCACGTACACGCTGCGGGTCACGCTGGCTCTCCGTTTCGTCGGGGGGTCACCGGGCTCGGCGCAATCCTCGGTGGAGGCAGTAAAAATCGCCCACCGGAGTGAGCAGAACCCTCTTGACGGTACCCCTGCCCATGGGTAGGGCGCCCGCCCGGACAGTGCCGCTCCGGGGACGTGAAACAATCGGACAGGATCACCGGTGTCAACAGCGAGCAGGAGACACAGCACGATGCGTATCGGAGTTCTCACGGCAGGCGGCGACTGTCCGGGGCTGAACGCGGTGATCCGGTCGGTCGTGCACCGGGCGCTCGCGACGTACGGCGACGAGGTCATCGGCTTCGAGGACGGCTACGCGGGCCTTCTGGACGGCCGCTACCGCACCCTGGACCTGGACGCGGTCGGAGGCATCCTCGCCCGCGGCGGCACCATCCTCGGCTCCTCCCGCCTGGAGCGCGACCGGCTGCGCGAGGCCTGCGAGAACGCCTCCGACATGATCCACCAGTTCGGCATCGACGCGCTGATCCCGATCGGCGGCGAGGGCACGCTGACGGCGGCGCGCATGCTGTCGGACGCCGGGCTGCCGGTGGTGGGCGTGCCGAAGACGATCGACAACGACATCTCCTCCACCGACCGCACCTTCGGCTTCGACACGGCGGTCGGCGTGGCCACCGAGGCCATGGACCGCCTGAAGACCACGGCCGAGTCCCACCAGCGCGTGATGGTCGTCGAGGTCATGGGCCGCCACGCGGGCTGGATCGCCCTGGAGTCCGGCATGGCCGCCGGCGCCCACGGCATCTGCCTGCCCGAGCGCCCCTTCGACCCGGCCGACCTGGTCAAGATGGTCGAGGAGCGCTTCTCCCGCGGCAAGAAGTTCGCCGTCATCTGCGTCGCCGAGGGTGCCCACCCCGCCGAGGGCACCATGGACTACGGCCACGGCGAGATCGACAAGTTCGGCCACGAGCGCTTCCAGGGCATCGGTACGGCGCTGGCGTACGAGCTGGAGAGGCGGCTCGGCAAGGAGGCCAAGCCGGTCATCCTCGGCCACGTCCAGCGCGGCGGCGTGCCCACCGCCTACGACAGGGTGCTCGCCACCCGCTTCGGCTGGCACGCGGTGGAGGCCGCGCACCGCGGCGAGTTCGGCCACATGACGGCGCTGCGCGGGACCGACATCGTGATGGTGCCGCTGGCGGAGGCGGTCACCGAGCTGAAGACGGTCCCGAAGGACCGGATGGACGAGGCGGAGTCGGTCTTCTAGACGTTCGCGCCCGCAGACGATCGCGCTTCGTACGTTCGCGTTTCCGGTCGTCCGCTTTCCGGCTCGTTTGCTTTCTGACTCGTCCGCTTTCTGGCTCGTTTGCTTTCTGGCTCGTTTGCTTTCTGGCCCGTTTGCTTTCCGGCCCGTTCGCTTTCCGGTCGTCTGTGCTTCCGGACGTCCGCGCCCCGGATGCCCACGCCAGGTCTGCGCTCCGGACGTCCGCGTGCGGGCGGCCGGCCTGGGTTCCGCAGGTGTCGCCCTAGCGCGCCATCCCCGTCCCCGTCGTCCCCGGAACCCACCGGTAGACCAGCTCAGGCCGTCCCACCTGCCCGTACAGCGGGCTCCGGCCGGCCCGGCCCGCCTCCACCAGGTGCTCCAGGTAGCGGCGGGCCGTGATGCGGGAGACGCCCACCGTCTCCGCCACGCCCGCCGCCGTCAGGCCCTCCGGCGCCTCGCGCAGCGCGCCCGACACCCGTTCCAGGGTCGGCGCGCTCAGGCCCTTCGGCAGGGCGGCCGGGCCCGGGGCGCGCAGGGTCGCGAGCGCCCGGTCCACCTCGTCCTGCCCGCTCGCCTCGCCCACCGCCGCGTGGAACTCGGCGTAGCGCACCAAACGGTCCCGGAGCGTCGCGAACGTGAACGGCTTCAGGACGTACTGGACCACTCCCAGCGAGACGCCCTCGCGCACCACCGCCAGGTCCCGTGCCGAGGTCACCGCGATCACGTCCGCGTGGTGGCCGGCGGCCCGGAGAGAACGGGCCAGCTGGAGGCCGTGCACGTCCGGCAGGTGCAGGTCGAGCAGGAGCAGGTCCACCGGGGTGCGGTCCAGTGCCCGCCGGGCCTCCGCTCCCGTGTGCGCCTTCCCGACCGCGACGAATCCGGGTACCCGGCCCACGTACATCACGTGCGCGTCCGCCGCGACCGGATCGTCCTCCACCACCAGGACCCGTATCCGCCGGTCGTGCCCTTCACCCGTCATGCCCGCCTCCGCCCATGCCGCCTCTGACGCCCGCCCGCCCGGCCACGTGCTCCTCCACCGCGGCCTGCTCGGACGACCGGTCACCGCCCACGGCCTGCTCGGACGACCGGTCACCGCCCACGGTCTGCTCGGACGACCGGTCACCCGCCACGGTCTGCTCGGACGACCGGTCACCCGCCACGGTCTGCTCGGACGTTCGGTCTTCCGTCACGGCCTGCCCGGGTGCACCGTCCGTCTCCCCGGCCTGGACGCCGTCCCCGAGGGGCAGGCGGACCTCGAACGCCGCGCCGCCTCCCTCGGCCTCCGCCACCGTCAGGGACCCCTGGTGCCGCTGAACGGCCTGCCGTACCAGTGCCAGGCCCAGGCCCCGCCCGCCGGGTCCCGTCGGCTTGGTCGAGAAGCCGCGCTGGAAGACCAGGTCCGCGTGGGCCGGCTCCACCCCGGGACCGGTGTCCGCGACCCGGAGCACCAGTTCGGCGTCCTCCGCGCACACGGTCACCGTCACCCGGGCCCGTACGCTGCCCTGGGCCGCGTCCATCGCGTTGTCGATGAGGTTGCCGAGGATGGTGACCAGGTCCCGGGGAGGGAGAGTCTCGGGGAGGAGACCGTCGTCCAGGCCGCTGTCCTCGGACACCACCAGCTCCACGCCCCGCTCGTTGGCCTGCGCCGTCTTGCCGAGCAGCAGCGCGGCCAGCACCGGTTCGCCGACCGCCGCGACCACCTGGTCGGTCAGCGCCTGGGCCAGCTCCAGTTCCGCCGTCGCGAAGTCGACCGCCTCCTCGGAGCGGCCCAGTTCGATCAGCGACACCACCGTGTGCAGCCGGTTCGCCGCCTCGTGCGCCTGGGAGCGCAGGGCCTGCGTGAAGCCCCGCTCGGAGTCCAACTCGCCCATCAGCGACTGGAGTTCGGTGACGTCGCGCAGGGTCACCACCGTGCCCCGGCGCTCGCCGCCCGACACCGGTGACGTGTTCACCACCAGGACGCGCGACGCCGTCAGGTGCACCTCGTCCACCCGCGGCTCCGACGCCAGCAGCGCACCCGTCA encodes:
- a CDS encoding acetate kinase, with the translated sequence MNATRVLVLNSGSSSVKYQLIDMRDATRLAVGLVERIGEQTSRFKHTCLTSGDTRELDGPIADHDAALKAVAEELARDGLGLDSPELAAIGHRVVHGGMFFTEPTVVDDAVLHEIERLIPVAPLHNPANLTGIRTAMALRPDLPQVAVFDTAFHTTMPESAARYAIDTKIADRHRVRRYGFHGTSHAYVSRATAHLLGKAPEDVNVIVLHLGNGASASAVRGGRCVDTSMGLTPLEGLVMGTRSGDLDPAVIFHLQRVGGMSMDEIDTLLNKRSGLFGLCGDNDMREIQRRMEAGDEEARLAFEIYVHRLKKYIGAYYAVLGTVDAVAFTAGVGENAAFVREAAVEGLAGLGLAVDGARNAVRGDEPRLVSPEGARVAVAVVPTDEEMEIATQTYALVGKNS
- the pyk gene encoding pyruvate kinase, producing the protein MRRSKIVCTLGPAVDSHEMLVSLIEAGMNVARFNFSHGSHAEHQGRYDRVRAASKETGRAIGVLADLQGPKIRLETFAEGPVELERGDEFTITTEDVPGDKHICGTTYKGLPGDVSRGDQVLINDGNVELKVVDVEGPRVRTIVIEGGVVSDHKGINLPGAAVNVPALSEKDVEDLRFALRMGCDMVALSFVRDAKDVADVHRVMDEEGRRVPVIAKVEKPQAVDNMEDVVMAFDGVMVARGDLAVEYPLEKVPMVQKRLIELCRRNAKPVIVATQMMESMITNSRPTRAEASDVANAILDGADAVMLSAESSVGAYPIETVKTMSKIVQAAEEELLSKGLQPLVPGKKPRTQGGSVARAACEIADFLGGRGLVAFTQSGDTARRLSRYRAAQPIIAFTTDENTRNQLALSWGVEPHVVPFVNSTDEMVDLVDQEVVKLNRFDQGDIVIITAGSPPGVPGTTNMVRVHHLGSGSRD
- a CDS encoding sensor histidine kinase, which gives rise to MRIPDIPRPRSLAGQLFAMQAVLLALVVAGYALFTYAGDRSQATAAAGRQATAVARSIADAPSVRDAIHSPHPSAELQPYALKVQKDAGVDFVTIMNPEGIRWTHPDPRQIGKRFLGHIAAAQKGGTFTETYTGTLGASVRAVTPVEENGHVIGLVSAGIKVEAISHRVQDEVTALLGVAAGVLALGAIITYVINARLRRHTHGMNAAELSRMHDYHQAALHAVREGLLMLDAQYRVALINDGGRELLGVGGEAGEADVVGRSVADLGLPAPLTGALLASEPRVDEVHLTASRVLVVNTSPVSGGERRGTVVTLRDVTELQSLMGELDSERGFTQALRSQAHEAANRLHTVVSLIELGRSEEAVDFATAELELAQALTDQVVAAVGEPVLAALLLGKTAQANERGVELVVSEDSGLDDGLLPETLPPRDLVTILGNLIDNAMDAAQGSVRARVTVTVCAEDAELVLRVADTGPGVEPAHADLVFQRGFSTKPTGPGGRGLGLALVRQAVQRHQGSLTVAEAEGGGAAFEVRLPLGDGVQAGETDGAPGQAVTEDRTSEQTVAGDRSSEQTVAGDRSSEQTVGGDRSSEQAVGGDRSSEQAAVEEHVAGRAGVRGGMGGGGHDG
- a CDS encoding ATP-dependent 6-phosphofructokinase, producing the protein MRIGVLTAGGDCPGLNAVIRSVVHRALATYGDEVIGFEDGYAGLLDGRYRTLDLDAVGGILARGGTILGSSRLERDRLREACENASDMIHQFGIDALIPIGGEGTLTAARMLSDAGLPVVGVPKTIDNDISSTDRTFGFDTAVGVATEAMDRLKTTAESHQRVMVVEVMGRHAGWIALESGMAAGAHGICLPERPFDPADLVKMVEERFSRGKKFAVICVAEGAHPAEGTMDYGHGEIDKFGHERFQGIGTALAYELERRLGKEAKPVILGHVQRGGVPTAYDRVLATRFGWHAVEAAHRGEFGHMTALRGTDIVMVPLAEAVTELKTVPKDRMDEAESVF
- a CDS encoding response regulator, whose amino-acid sequence is MTGEGHDRRIRVLVVEDDPVAADAHVMYVGRVPGFVAVGKAHTGAEARRALDRTPVDLLLLDLHLPDVHGLQLARSLRAAGHHADVIAVTSARDLAVVREGVSLGVVQYVLKPFTFATLRDRLVRYAEFHAAVGEASGQDEVDRALATLRAPGPAALPKGLSAPTLERVSGALREAPEGLTAAGVAETVGVSRITARRYLEHLVEAGRAGRSPLYGQVGRPELVYRWVPGTTGTGMAR
- the pta gene encoding phosphate acetyltransferase — encoded protein: MTRSVYVTGIDRGDGRQVVELGVMELLTRQVDRVGVFRPLVHDGPDRLFELLRARYRLSQDPATVYGMDYHEASALQAEQGTDELVSTLVDRFHRVARNYDVVLVLGTDFADTQLPDELSLNARLANEFGASVIPVVGGRKQTAESVLAETRNAYRAYDGLGCDVLAMVVNRVAREDRDEIAGRLETRLAVPCYVVPDEPALSAPTVSQVTQALDGKVLLGDDSGLARDVLDFVFGGAMLPNLLTALTPGCLVVTPGDRADLVVGSLAAHSAGTPPIAGVLLTLNEVPREEILTLAARLAPGTPVVSVSGTSFPTAERLFSLEGKLNAATPRKAETALGLFERYVDTAGLNKRVSAPSTDRVTPMMFEHKLLEQARSDKRRVVLPEGTEERVLHAAEVLLRRGVCDLTLLGPADRIRKKAADLGIDLGDAQLIDPAVSELRDAFAEQYALLRAHKGVSVELAYDVVSDVNYFGTLMVQEGLADGMVSGSVHSTAATIRPAFEIIKTRGAARSASDRAAVGDGWAKRGSSIVSSVFFMCLADKVLVYGDCAVNPDPDAEQLADIAVQSAATAAQFGVEPRIAMLSYSTGTSGSGADVDKVREATELVRLRRPDLKIEGPIQYDAAVEPSVAATKLPDSEVAGHASVLIFPDLNTGNNTYKAVQRSAGAIAVGPVLQGLRKPVNDLSRGALVQDIVTTVAITAIQAQTQTQTPTATAPATPTH